A single Streptomyces mirabilis DNA region contains:
- a CDS encoding DeoR/GlpR family DNA-binding transcription regulator has product MNAEERQSRILALARHQGRVEVTTTAVDLAVAPETVRRDLGVLERRGLLRRTYGGAYPVEGAGFETGLPERETLHVKDKRRIAAEAVKLLGDAETVFVDEGYTPQLLAALLPGERPLTVVTASLSTAAAIVDSPQLNVLLLGGRVRARTLATVGSWACAMLEGFVIDLAFLGSNGISRELGLTTPDPVVADVKAKALAVSRRRVLMGHHSKFGASSFCRFAGVDDFEAIVTDTGLSSAEAHRYSLMGPRVHRV; this is encoded by the coding sequence ATGAACGCCGAAGAGCGTCAGAGCCGGATTCTCGCGCTCGCCCGTCACCAGGGACGGGTCGAGGTCACCACCACGGCTGTCGACCTGGCTGTAGCACCTGAGACCGTCCGCCGCGATCTCGGCGTGCTGGAACGCAGGGGGCTGCTCCGCCGCACCTACGGCGGCGCATACCCCGTCGAAGGCGCGGGCTTCGAAACAGGCCTCCCCGAACGGGAGACTCTGCACGTCAAGGACAAGCGCCGTATCGCCGCGGAGGCGGTCAAGCTCCTCGGTGACGCAGAGACCGTGTTCGTGGACGAGGGCTACACCCCGCAGCTCCTCGCCGCGCTCCTTCCGGGCGAGCGGCCCCTGACCGTGGTCACCGCGTCGCTGTCCACCGCAGCCGCGATCGTGGACTCCCCGCAGCTCAACGTGTTGCTCCTGGGAGGCCGGGTCCGGGCCCGGACGCTGGCCACGGTGGGCTCATGGGCCTGCGCCATGCTCGAGGGATTCGTGATCGACCTGGCCTTCCTCGGGTCGAACGGCATCTCCCGGGAGCTCGGTCTGACCACCCCCGATCCGGTGGTGGCGGACGTCAAGGCCAAGGCGCTGGCCGTGTCGCGCCGACGTGTGCTCATGGGGCACCACAGCAAGTTCGGTGCCAGCAGCTTCTGCCGCTTCGCCGGGGTGGACGACTTCGAAGCGATCGTCACCGACACCGGGCTCTCCAGCGCCGAAGCGCACCGCTACTCACTGATGGGACCCCGCGTCCACCGGGTCTGA